One Microbacterium trichothecenolyticum DNA window includes the following coding sequences:
- a CDS encoding YcaO-like family protein: MNVTVINRTGVRYGYRKPHATYRAYRELERYYGPYELFDKVSTYFRTSAELPSYIGKGVYNDIDYILQSMIDKFGQNANLSKSLFGGGKGNTFAKLYISTLGEMFERIVGAMSYYAHRDRFVFGSARELSDRYAVCGPNEISIFAPEQLADPDFLFSEFTEDARINWIPMRRLLTGEEVLVPAQLVFIYYPLETEGESRIGYATSGGLSLHDDRERALLHGITECIERDAINLRWYNRIPAAPIDLTELPGLSDYGRSVIAHAEKTGKRIEAYQHNIDLESYPVVTTVSFDDHMRKFSFCAGGGVGATLTEAVESSFREYGQSELNLRSLFYNPNWYSSRSMIDLFGFDEFSLEEMTLFYEIVPYYGLKRNRSKLEWYFAGAAKGKSSEAGAVVVDEFAHLLAVLEKEKIDPLVIDLTPPGFTSISLMKSFVPQLTFAFLPNRPCFGHSRFYRLAYERGLIDAPLRYEDLNPEPLPFP; the protein is encoded by the coding sequence GTGAATGTGACGGTTATCAACCGAACGGGGGTGCGCTATGGGTATCGCAAACCGCACGCCACCTACCGGGCGTACCGTGAGCTAGAGCGTTACTACGGCCCGTATGAGTTATTTGATAAGGTGTCGACCTACTTCCGCACCTCGGCTGAGCTGCCGAGTTACATCGGCAAGGGAGTCTATAACGATATCGACTACATTCTGCAGTCGATGATCGACAAATTCGGTCAGAATGCCAATCTCTCCAAGAGTCTCTTCGGAGGCGGCAAAGGCAATACTTTCGCCAAGCTTTACATCTCGACGCTGGGGGAGATGTTCGAGCGAATTGTCGGCGCGATGAGTTACTACGCTCATAGGGATCGTTTTGTCTTCGGTTCGGCGCGGGAGCTGTCAGATCGCTACGCAGTCTGCGGGCCGAATGAGATTTCGATTTTCGCACCAGAACAACTTGCGGATCCGGATTTCCTGTTTTCTGAATTCACTGAAGATGCGCGTATCAACTGGATTCCGATGCGCCGGTTGCTGACTGGCGAAGAAGTCCTGGTGCCGGCTCAGCTCGTTTTTATATACTATCCCCTCGAGACCGAGGGGGAGTCGCGGATCGGATACGCAACCAGTGGTGGCCTGTCGTTGCACGATGACCGCGAGCGAGCATTACTGCACGGCATTACTGAATGCATCGAGCGTGATGCGATCAATCTCCGTTGGTACAACCGGATTCCCGCTGCCCCGATTGACCTTACGGAGCTGCCGGGCCTGAGCGACTATGGCCGCTCAGTGATCGCTCATGCCGAGAAGACGGGCAAGCGGATCGAGGCATATCAGCACAACATCGACCTGGAGTCCTACCCGGTCGTCACAACGGTCTCGTTTGATGATCATATGCGCAAGTTCTCATTCTGTGCGGGTGGTGGCGTTGGCGCCACGTTGACCGAGGCGGTCGAGAGCTCGTTCAGGGAGTACGGTCAGAGTGAACTCAACCTTCGGTCGCTTTTCTACAATCCCAATTGGTATTCGTCTCGTTCGATGATCGACCTGTTCGGGTTCGATGAGTTTTCCTTGGAAGAGATGACACTGTTCTATGAGATCGTCCCATATTATGGACTCAAGCGGAATAGATCTAAGCTTGAGTGGTATTTTGCAGGTGCGGCGAAGGGGAAATCGAGTGAGGCGGGCGCTGTGGTTGTCGACGAGTTCGCCCATCTTCTGGCGGTTCTCGAGAAGGAAAAGATCGACCCGCTGGTCATCGATCTGACTCCGCCGGGCTTCACGTCGATTTCGTTGATGAAGAGCTTCGTTCCCCAGTTGACCTTTGCGTTTTTGCCCAATCGTCCTTGCTTCGGGCATTCAAGATTCTATCGACTTGCCTACGAACGAGGGCTTATTGATGCACCTCTGCGATATGAGGACTTGAATCCCGAGCCTCTGCCATTCCCGTAG
- a CDS encoding zinc ribbon domain-containing protein encodes MQMCESCTKPLSDVNRGTSADGGVSELYCESCYQRGLFVNDMTLDEMRSHVAQVLQGKGIPSLVRKRIVANVGNLERWRAV; translated from the coding sequence ATGCAGATGTGTGAGAGTTGCACCAAGCCGCTCTCAGATGTAAATCGCGGCACTAGTGCCGACGGTGGTGTATCAGAACTGTATTGCGAATCGTGTTATCAGCGTGGGCTTTTCGTAAACGATATGACGCTCGATGAAATGCGTAGCCATGTGGCGCAGGTTTTGCAAGGCAAAGGAATTCCCTCTCTTGTTCGCAAGCGAATCGTCGCCAACGTGGGGAATCTGGAACGATGGAGGGCTGTCTGA
- a CDS encoding 2TM domain-containing protein: MNYEQRRARAFRNLRNYLIGVAIFVAVNIIVIVAIPGYSFPQNFWAIWPVLGWGIPTLWRILELRRYRSGEPDADV, from the coding sequence ATGAACTATGAACAGCGACGTGCGCGCGCATTTCGGAATCTTCGCAACTATTTGATCGGCGTGGCCATCTTCGTGGCTGTCAACATCATTGTTATCGTGGCGATTCCCGGATATTCGTTTCCGCAGAATTTCTGGGCGATTTGGCCGGTTCTGGGTTGGGGAATCCCGACGCTCTGGCGCATTTTGGAATTGCGGCGATACCGAAGCGGTGAGCCTGATGCAGATGTGTGA
- a CDS encoding M50 family metallopeptidase — MVDLLTLYFVGLLGAAVHETGHVVACWASGRWIRGVRIGSGVGFGLGKLRFGLIPWGGGVTFESRGESVPNRLLLYGSGPVASAVFAVVLMLGSSLSYWSIAASILVVLQLAMSLLPTAGSDFANMRKRDEHEL; from the coding sequence TTGGTCGACCTTCTCACGCTTTACTTCGTCGGGCTCCTTGGAGCAGCTGTGCATGAGACAGGGCATGTTGTTGCGTGTTGGGCATCTGGCCGGTGGATACGCGGTGTGCGCATCGGTAGCGGCGTCGGGTTCGGTCTCGGGAAGCTGCGATTTGGTTTGATTCCGTGGGGTGGGGGCGTCACCTTCGAGTCGCGTGGTGAATCGGTGCCGAACAGGCTGTTGCTCTACGGCAGCGGGCCGGTGGCTTCCGCTGTGTTTGCGGTGGTTTTGATGCTTGGGTCCTCGCTCAGCTACTGGAGTATCGCCGCTTCGATCCTGGTGGTGCTTCAACTTGCTATGTCTTTGTTGCCGACCGCGGGGTCAGATTTCGCCAACATGAGAAAGAGGGATGAACATGAACTATGA
- a CDS encoding ABC transporter permease: protein MIAAHIRIEILRFWREPIALFFTLIFPIVLIFIFGGSFGSHEDGGTGISYYNSLVAIDAAFLVGNFTLMGVTNDLANQKEAGITEALSLLPIKLWQRFLIESSAYLLIVFASVALVTAYVFIVYRDVEFRGNVVLFVMTLTVAYFAFVSIAKLIASLRFSARTLQLIGSTVFFILLFTSGVVIPKDSLPDSVSWFTNISPMYLTYKGLESIWNDTVEWGAYALQLGELAAIVVVFTLLVRLRSMIRA from the coding sequence ATGATCGCGGCACACATCCGCATAGAGATCCTTCGCTTTTGGCGCGAACCTATCGCGCTTTTCTTCACGTTGATCTTTCCGATTGTCCTCATCTTCATTTTTGGTGGTTCGTTCGGGTCGCATGAAGACGGCGGTACGGGGATCAGCTATTACAACTCGTTGGTCGCGATCGATGCAGCCTTTCTGGTTGGCAACTTCACCCTGATGGGAGTTACTAATGACCTTGCCAATCAGAAGGAAGCTGGTATCACGGAGGCTTTGTCGCTGCTGCCGATAAAACTCTGGCAGCGATTCCTGATCGAGTCGTCCGCATATCTGTTGATCGTCTTCGCATCGGTGGCGCTGGTGACGGCCTACGTCTTCATCGTGTACCGCGACGTCGAGTTCCGTGGCAACGTCGTCTTGTTCGTCATGACACTGACGGTTGCGTATTTTGCCTTCGTGTCTATCGCTAAGCTCATCGCCTCTTTGAGGTTCAGTGCGCGGACGCTTCAGCTCATCGGTTCGACAGTTTTCTTCATTCTTCTGTTCACTTCGGGGGTCGTGATTCCGAAGGACTCGCTGCCCGACTCGGTTTCGTGGTTCACGAACATTTCGCCGATGTACCTGACATACAAAGGTTTGGAGTCGATCTGGAATGACACTGTCGAGTGGGGTGCCTATGCGTTGCAACTCGGCGAACTGGCGGCAATCGTCGTCGTCTTCACGCTACTGGTTCGGCTGCGATCAATGATTCGGGCCTAA
- a CDS encoding ATP-binding cassette domain-containing protein: protein MSSSLIFRQVTKRFGDTTVFEGDSFELRPGLSFLVGRNGAGKSTLVRLATGIERPTAGQVLIFSDPTHLIKQETKRRFGLQLQNDAFLKSVRVGEYIELYKRLYLSGGASPTIDLHEIADVLDIGPLMRSYAYALSGGQKKRVSLFLTIIGRKELLVLDEPTAGIDVDVKDKIMRVIRLLQGQNVDLLVSSHDLSEFFEIADNVLVVDGGIRFNGTKTAFRERFGYPYKTVVPTAAAGVGLPSVEHEDGVSYFARTTELLGEAFPGNSILPTTPKDFYQLATRATHGEAKWTR from the coding sequence GTGAGCAGTAGTCTCATCTTTCGCCAGGTGACCAAGCGGTTCGGCGACACGACGGTTTTCGAGGGTGATAGCTTCGAATTGCGCCCTGGGTTGTCGTTTCTCGTGGGCCGTAATGGGGCCGGAAAATCAACCCTCGTGCGACTGGCGACAGGTATCGAGCGGCCCACTGCCGGTCAGGTTCTTATCTTTTCCGACCCCACTCATCTGATCAAGCAGGAGACCAAGCGGAGATTTGGGCTTCAGCTGCAGAACGACGCCTTCCTTAAAAGCGTCCGAGTGGGCGAATACATCGAGTTGTATAAAAGGCTGTACCTTTCCGGTGGTGCGTCGCCGACGATCGATCTGCACGAAATAGCAGATGTTCTCGACATTGGCCCACTGATGCGTTCTTATGCTTATGCATTGTCCGGTGGTCAGAAGAAGCGTGTCTCGTTGTTTTTGACGATTATCGGTCGTAAGGAGCTTCTCGTTCTCGACGAGCCGACTGCGGGTATCGACGTCGACGTGAAGGACAAAATCATGCGGGTCATCCGCCTGTTGCAGGGTCAGAATGTTGACCTGCTGGTCTCCTCACACGACCTCAGCGAATTTTTCGAGATCGCGGATAATGTATTGGTAGTCGATGGTGGAATTCGATTCAACGGGACCAAGACCGCGTTTCGAGAAAGATTTGGCTATCCGTACAAGACTGTCGTGCCGACGGCAGCCGCTGGGGTCGGTCTCCCGTCGGTGGAGCACGAGGATGGCGTAAGTTACTTCGCGCGCACGACCGAGTTGCTCGGGGAGGCGTTCCCCGGGAATTCGATTCTGCCGACTACTCCCAAAGACTTTTATCAGCTCGCAACGCGCGCGACTCATGGGGAGGCGAAGTGGACTCGTTAA
- a CDS encoding SagB/ThcOx family dehydrogenase gives MAFILRASIGTKGYRSNAYNVHSYPISNAPSAGGLQPLNVYVYVSDVEGLADGVYYYAPRDDELVTIWQGRPDVDLAKIFVTDFSPRAQVSIVMTGDIRRFAWKYGYRGYRLLNVDCGVAAGYIGLVAESVGIGSCPVAAFSSKDVVTSLGLEREELPLLCLSMGPKREQ, from the coding sequence TTGGCCTTCATCTTGCGAGCTTCTATCGGCACCAAGGGCTATCGCTCCAACGCCTACAACGTCCACAGCTATCCAATCTCCAACGCGCCGTCGGCAGGTGGCTTGCAGCCGCTCAATGTCTACGTCTACGTGTCCGACGTGGAAGGTCTTGCAGACGGTGTCTATTACTACGCGCCCCGGGACGACGAACTGGTGACCATCTGGCAAGGTCGGCCCGACGTGGATCTCGCGAAGATCTTCGTCACCGACTTTTCGCCACGAGCTCAAGTGTCAATTGTGATGACCGGCGACATCAGGAGGTTCGCTTGGAAGTACGGGTATCGTGGCTATCGGTTGCTCAATGTCGATTGTGGCGTGGCGGCCGGATACATCGGACTGGTGGCCGAATCCGTCGGAATCGGTTCGTGTCCGGTGGCGGCATTCTCTTCCAAAGACGTCGTAACGAGTCTCGGTCTGGAACGCGAAGAGCTCCCGCTGCTTTGCCTTTCGATGGGACCGAAACGTGAGCAGTAG
- a CDS encoding helix-turn-helix domain-containing protein: MVRRKKTPHPFDEHLGSAIRAARRRRSVTREALARQTGIPLSNLKRREDGANETSVSELERISSVLQIPTREIVDMALIDYSAAGSVSRGSAQDGLDKLLASVSEAPRTIDAADNVTYLGHVSPGLLDAANTDERTRETD, encoded by the coding sequence ATGGTCCGTAGGAAGAAGACGCCCCATCCGTTCGACGAGCATCTGGGTTCGGCGATACGGGCAGCGCGACGGCGCCGGAGCGTCACGCGCGAAGCCCTCGCGAGACAAACCGGCATACCCCTCTCGAACCTGAAGCGACGCGAAGACGGGGCGAACGAGACCTCGGTCTCCGAGCTCGAGCGCATCTCATCCGTCCTCCAGATACCGACACGTGAGATCGTCGACATGGCTCTCATCGATTACAGCGCCGCCGGCTCCGTATCGAGGGGCTCCGCGCAGGACGGCCTCGACAAGCTCCTCGCCTCGGTGTCCGAAGCCCCTCGTACCATCGACGCCGCGGACAACGTGACCTATCTCGGCCACGTTTCGCCCGGTCTCCTCGACGCCGCCAACACCGACGAGCGCACGAGGGAGACCGACTGA
- a CDS encoding ImmA/IrrE family metallo-endopeptidase: MRDLLTLAARLGVTVHVAHLPEPYRGFYDHERCMVVYDFALTPIERACVLAHELGHAFHGHRGRNDPEAEAAADAYAAGVLVDPERWAQLEAMGLADIDIAEELGVTLKILRVFVKNHLTRVCGTTYTRARLGRGQFQHAARWAS; encoded by the coding sequence ATGAGAGATCTACTCACCCTCGCAGCACGCCTTGGCGTCACGGTTCACGTCGCTCACCTCCCGGAGCCGTATCGGGGCTTCTACGATCACGAGCGGTGCATGGTCGTGTACGACTTCGCTCTCACCCCCATCGAGCGCGCCTGCGTCCTCGCCCACGAGCTCGGGCACGCGTTCCATGGACACCGGGGTCGAAACGATCCCGAGGCCGAGGCCGCTGCCGACGCGTACGCCGCGGGAGTTCTCGTCGATCCGGAGCGATGGGCCCAGCTCGAGGCAATGGGATTGGCCGACATCGACATCGCCGAAGAGCTCGGCGTGACGCTCAAGATCCTCCGCGTCTTCGTGAAGAACCATCTGACGCGCGTCTGCGGCACCACCTACACACGCGCCCGTCTGGGGCGAGGCCAGTTCCAGCACGCCGCACGCTGG